A region from the uncultured Draconibacterium sp. genome encodes:
- a CDS encoding sulfotransferase domain-containing protein gives MKNFPNIYIIGTAKAATSSLADYLNLYNEVCIGSLKEPHYWSENFPTSRLKILITEKKAHKYLKAYNSTCENRIDASTSYICSHHASKNIGKMEAVKIILIVRDPVDRYISHYRNDYSSGVETRSLKHTIFMETNGEVEKYSYFDYGRYFTHLKRWTKSVKENSILCLDYDTLIKSPEKVLNEIMNFLEIEYNPCFIFPKNNQAFIPRNKLWMKFMQMHKVRMIVRSVMPQCLKILLRNRFIYRLGKNVITEEDECRVMLLKRYNTEIKNFAKLVKEVSSIGEFKFMEKYD, from the coding sequence ATGAAAAACTTCCCCAACATATATATAATAGGTACAGCAAAAGCAGCAACTTCTTCATTGGCAGACTATCTTAATTTATATAACGAGGTATGCATCGGCTCACTAAAAGAGCCCCACTACTGGTCAGAAAATTTCCCAACTTCTCGACTAAAAATATTAATTACAGAAAAAAAAGCTCACAAATATCTTAAAGCTTACAATTCAACATGTGAAAATAGAATAGATGCAAGTACATCTTACATTTGTTCACATCATGCTTCTAAAAATATTGGGAAAATGGAAGCAGTAAAAATAATATTAATTGTCAGAGATCCCGTAGATCGTTATATTTCTCATTATCGAAACGACTATTCTTCAGGAGTAGAAACTAGAAGTCTAAAACACACTATATTTATGGAAACAAATGGTGAAGTTGAAAAATACAGTTACTTTGATTATGGAAGATATTTCACTCATTTGAAGCGTTGGACTAAATCGGTAAAAGAAAATTCTATTCTATGTTTAGATTATGATACTTTAATTAAGTCACCAGAAAAAGTACTCAACGAAATAATGAACTTTTTGGAGATTGAATACAATCCATGTTTTATATTTCCCAAAAACAATCAGGCATTCATTCCTAGAAATAAGCTATGGATGAAATTTATGCAAATGCACAAAGTGAGAATGATAGTGCGAAGTGTCATGCCTCAATGTTTGAAGATATTATTGCGAAATAGATTTATTTATCGATTGGGTAAAAATGTAATAACTGAGGAAGATGAGTGCAGAGTTATGCTTCTTAAACGTTATAATACCGAGATAAAAAATTTTGCTAAACTCGTTAAAGAAGTCTCTAGTATTGGAGAGTTTAAATTTATGGAAAAATATGACTAG
- a CDS encoding glycosyltransferase has protein sequence MTSPNKLSMNLVTLSGITRNSGGVFYAVNSLCRVMKQHISTINVIGRYDRLSKNDIDFWDPIPVHPYKSFGPIKSSFQLRGLLNQFPVDLIHLHGIWLNDQRACLHWQKRTGKPVIISPHGMLDSWALENSFWKKKLIGKLFANRSLTNANCIHALCKSEADSIRAYGLKNPIVIIPNGIDIPKSNETLLPPWKAKKNTKTLLFIGRLHPKKGLNEMLEAINLLKQEDSLGNWEIKIAGWSQLKHEQELKNFCLRNSLNRFVEFIGPVFDGKKVAAFQNADAFILPSHSEGLPMTILEAWSYRLPVIMTSYCNLPEGFDANAAVHINTDPKNIASQLKSFFNLSVCEQKRIGVNGLELVKTHFTWDKIANDMIATYKWILDKGPKPEFVIEDK, from the coding sequence ATGACTAGTCCTAATAAATTATCAATGAATCTCGTTACACTTTCTGGAATAACAAGAAACTCTGGAGGTGTGTTTTATGCAGTAAACTCTCTATGTAGAGTTATGAAACAACATATTTCGACTATAAATGTTATAGGACGATATGACAGACTTAGCAAAAATGACATCGATTTTTGGGATCCAATTCCAGTTCATCCATATAAATCTTTTGGTCCTATTAAAAGTTCATTCCAATTAAGGGGTTTGTTGAATCAATTTCCTGTTGATTTGATTCATCTGCATGGTATCTGGCTTAATGATCAGAGGGCATGTTTGCATTGGCAAAAAAGGACAGGAAAGCCAGTTATCATTTCGCCTCATGGCATGTTAGATTCTTGGGCCTTAGAAAATTCTTTTTGGAAAAAGAAACTAATTGGAAAGCTATTTGCAAATAGATCTTTAACGAATGCTAATTGTATACATGCCTTGTGCAAATCAGAGGCAGATTCGATTCGTGCTTATGGCCTTAAAAATCCAATTGTAATAATTCCTAATGGGATTGATATCCCTAAAAGTAATGAAACACTTTTACCTCCTTGGAAAGCTAAAAAGAATACAAAGACGCTACTTTTTATTGGACGTTTACATCCAAAGAAAGGTTTGAATGAAATGCTTGAAGCCATTAATCTGCTGAAACAAGAAGATTCACTAGGGAATTGGGAAATAAAAATTGCCGGCTGGAGTCAGCTTAAACATGAACAAGAACTCAAGAACTTTTGTTTAAGAAATTCCTTAAATAGGTTTGTGGAATTTATTGGGCCGGTATTTGACGGCAAGAAAGTAGCCGCTTTTCAAAATGCTGATGCTTTTATATTACCTTCTCATAGTGAAGGATTACCAATGACTATTCTTGAAGCTTGGTCCTATAGACTACCTGTTATTATGACAAGCTATTGCAACTTACCTGAAGGATTTGATGCAAATGCAGCCGTTCATATCAATACAGACCCTAAAAATATAGCAAGCCAATTAAAATCCTTCTTTAATCTGTCAGTATGTGAGCAAAAAAGAATAGGAGTTAACGGATTGGAGTTAGTAAAAACCCATTTCACATGGGACAAAATTGCGAATGACATGATAGCAACATATAAGTGGATTCTAGACAAGGGTCCAAAACCGGAATTTGTAATTGAAGATAAATGA
- a CDS encoding glycosyltransferase family 2 protein, whose protein sequence is MANISVIILTYNEEKHIERCIENVKPFGQDIIIVDSYSTDKTIEIAKTMGAKVYLHKWPGNQAKQFNWALENLSINSEWILRLDADEYLLPELVKEIKVKLENIQSNVNGIVFKRRHIFLGKWMKRGTYPVKLLRLFRQDKAVCEQRWMDEHIQLVEGKMIEFEHDFVDHNLNNLSWFLQKHIGYSIREAIDLLDIELNLFGKTDCEAKLSEQAAAKRRKKLKYAKQPLFWRSFAYFVYRYFFTLGFLEGKEGFLWHFLQGWWYRTLVDAKVWEIKKACGTDKEKIREYVKNKYELAL, encoded by the coding sequence ATGGCCAACATCAGCGTGATCATCCTTACCTACAATGAAGAAAAACATATTGAACGTTGTATTGAAAATGTAAAACCATTTGGGCAGGATATAATCATTGTAGACAGCTACTCTACCGATAAAACAATTGAAATTGCCAAAACCATGGGAGCGAAGGTCTATCTACACAAATGGCCTGGGAACCAGGCAAAACAATTTAACTGGGCCCTGGAAAACCTGTCAATAAATAGCGAGTGGATCTTACGCCTTGATGCCGATGAATACCTTTTGCCCGAATTGGTAAAAGAGATAAAAGTAAAGCTTGAGAATATTCAATCGAATGTAAACGGCATCGTATTTAAACGCCGTCATATTTTCCTTGGAAAATGGATGAAACGTGGCACCTATCCCGTTAAGTTGCTCCGGCTGTTCCGACAAGATAAAGCGGTATGCGAGCAACGTTGGATGGATGAACACATCCAATTGGTAGAGGGAAAAATGATTGAATTTGAACACGATTTTGTGGATCACAACCTAAATAATCTTAGCTGGTTCCTTCAAAAACACATAGGTTATTCCATCCGTGAAGCGATTGACTTGCTGGACATTGAATTGAATTTGTTTGGCAAAACAGACTGTGAGGCGAAACTGAGCGAACAAGCCGCAGCTAAACGCCGCAAAAAATTGAAATATGCCAAACAGCCTTTGTTTTGGCGTTCATTTGCCTACTTTGTTTACCGCTACTTTTTTACACTCGGATTTCTTGAGGGAAAAGAAGGGTTCCTCTGGCACTTTCTTCAGGGCTGGTGGTACCGAACGCTGGTAGATGCCAAAGTTTGGGAAATAAAAAAGGCATGTGGAACGGATAAGGAAAAGATCAGGGAATACGTCAAAAACAAATATGAGTTGGCACTATAG
- a CDS encoding glycosyltransferase family 2 protein yields MKVSIITATYNSQYHIADCLQSVAQQDYSNIEHIVIDGGSTDKTIEIVKSFSTVSRYISEADNGIYHALNKGIKLSNGDLIGFVHSDDMLAANDIISKIVDAFDNKAPILSPLRSHSFSKKESKDTKVDGVYGNLVFVDPENTKKVVRNWISTSFDRRQVKRGWMPPHPALFLRRDVYKKHGPFDISFKIAGDYDFMLRIMLDKNINLRLLPETVVKMRKGGVSTGNFRALCSKKAEDLRALRKNGFTFPLPILLMKNFNKLPQLWKK; encoded by the coding sequence ATGAAAGTTTCCATAATAACAGCTACCTACAACAGCCAATATCACATAGCCGACTGCCTTCAATCGGTCGCCCAACAGGATTATTCAAATATAGAGCACATTGTAATTGATGGTGGATCTACGGATAAAACAATCGAAATCGTAAAATCATTTTCAACAGTATCAAGATACATCTCCGAGGCTGATAATGGAATTTACCATGCACTTAACAAAGGCATAAAACTCTCCAATGGAGATTTAATCGGTTTTGTGCATTCGGATGATATGCTAGCAGCAAATGATATTATTTCTAAAATTGTTGATGCTTTCGATAATAAAGCTCCCATCCTCTCTCCTCTGCGGAGTCACTCCTTCTCAAAAAAAGAGAGTAAGGACACAAAGGTTGATGGAGTATATGGAAATCTTGTTTTTGTCGATCCCGAAAACACCAAAAAGGTTGTACGCAATTGGATTAGCACATCATTTGATCGTCGACAAGTTAAACGTGGCTGGATGCCTCCCCATCCAGCACTTTTTCTACGTCGTGACGTATACAAGAAACATGGTCCATTTGATATTTCATTTAAAATCGCTGGAGATTACGATTTCATGCTAAGAATTATGCTTGATAAAAATATTAACCTAAGGTTATTGCCAGAAACCGTTGTAAAAATGCGTAAAGGAGGCGTCAGTACTGGCAATTTTCGAGCTCTATGCAGTAAAAAAGCGGAAGATTTGCGAGCTTTACGAAAAAATGGGTTTACATTTCCATTGCCTATTCTACTAATGAAAAACTTTAATAAGCTACCACAATTATGGAAGAAATAA